TGCTGTTTCGGCAATGAAACTTGGTGCTATTGAGTATTTAACCAAGCCTGTTGATACGGAACATCTGTTAGATTTGCTGAACACCGCCCTGGAAAACAGGGAAAACCAGAAAATTATTGAACAAGAGGTCCGCGTATCCCCTGATCTGAAATTTGCAGATGCCTTTAAAGATATCATTACCCAGAATGAGAAAATGCACAACGTTTTCTCTGTCATTGAAAAAATGGCCCAGACGGACAACAGTATACTTGTATGGGGCGAGAGCGGCACGGGAAAAGAACTTATTGCAAAGGCCATACACAAAATCAGCAAACGGAATAAGGAAAACTTTGTTGCTGTAAATGCAGGTACATTTGCCAATGAACTCTTTGCTTCTGAGTTTTTCGGTCATAACCAGGGCGCCTTCACAGGGGCAACAGCACAGAAAAGAGGGTTTCTGGAAGAGGCGGACAAAGGCACACTTTTTCTTGATGAGATCGGCGAACTGGCCTTGCCCATACAGGTGAAGCTCCTCAGGGTCTTGCAGGAAGGGGAGTTTTTTCGCCTGGGCTCCACCAAGAATTTGAAAGTTGACGTGCGGATTATTGCTGCCACCAACAAGAATTTGCATCAGGAAATTAAAACAGGAAATTTCAGGAAAGACCTGTTCTATCGCCTGAACATGAATTCAGTCTATCTCCCTCCCCTCAGGGAAAGAAAAGGAGATATTCCTCTGTTATGCATGCATTTTCTCAGAAAGTTCTCTGAACTTAATGATAAGAAAATAGAGAAGATATCAGACACGGCAATGAAGCTCCTGTCTCATTTTGACTATCCCGGTAATATCCGGGAGTTGATGAACATTATCAATAGTGGCGTTATTGTTGAATCTACGGACGAATTAAGAAAGAAATCTCTTCCCAATTATTTTCTCGAAAGCATACCTATAATGGACGAAGGATTAGGGGAGATACAATTGAAAGCTCTGATCGACGTCGAAAAGGAACATATCAGGAAGATACTCCAGTACACCGGCGGAAACAAGACAAAAGCAGCGCAGATTCTTGGCATATCAAGGATCAACCTGATATCCAAGGCAAAGAAATATATGCTCGAGTAAGACCCGTCCAGTATAGCCCTCAGTGATGGGAGGAGAGAATTCTTCTTATCTTTCACCTGCTTACGCTTGATACGATGTTGCCTTCATTTGCCCATTTTTGTTGTCTCTTCCTCACACTCCGCCATTTCCGGGACACCCCGCAAGCGGGTACCCGGTCGCCCCCTCCACAAGTAAAGTACGACCCGCGAAGCGGGTGCCACGGCCTCCCCTTCTCGCTCACTGCGTGAGCTAAAGTTTGCGTCGGCTCGTCGTCGCCCGGGTACCCTCTGGGTGCAATCAATGAATCCGAATTGGTATTAAACTGATAAAATGATAGATCACAGAGTTCGCAAAGAAAAACCGGATAAAAGTTTGTGAATATTTTGTATTTTTTTGTAAAAATATTCTTGAAAATAATATTTGAAATAGTGTATCAACATATACACATTTTTACGGGCATCTTAGTCAATATCATCTTAAGTTAAATCATAAAAAACAGTGTACGGTTTAATCCCGCTTAATGCGGGACATAGTGAATAGTGAATAGCGGTTAAGGCGGTAAACGGGTTATGACTTCTGAGTATCTCAACCTTTTCTGTAAAGTTACTCCTTGATAAATCACCCCAATAAAGGGTGTGTGTGCTATTCACTATTCACTGAATTTCAAATAAGGGGGTAATTATGGCAACAAAGAAAGCAGTGGAAAGCCCGGAATTTCTGTACCTGCCTCTTGGAAGTATTATAGTGGAAGAACAGATTCGTTCAAAGATCGACACAGAAAGTGAGTCCTTTAAAGCACTCATGTCATCTATCAAAGACAAAGGTGTATTAGAACCTATACTTGTAACTCCAAAGGGTGATAATAAGTACCTCCTCATCTTTGGAGAAAGACGCTATCTTGCAGCACAAAAACTGGGGTTTGAAACTATCCCGGTAAGGAATGTCAATACAGTCACACAAAAGGATGAAATCCTTGTATTACAATTGACGGAAAATCTCCAGAGAGAAGACTTGAATCCAATCGATCAGGCTAAAGGAATACTTGCACTTATCCAGGTAAGACATCCTGATAAGAATTATAATTTGGATAGTGTAATGAAGGAGTTGGTGAATTATGATCTAAAGCCTAATT
The nucleotide sequence above comes from Pseudomonadota bacterium. Encoded proteins:
- a CDS encoding sigma-54 dependent transcriptional regulator, with the translated sequence MNKILVIDDDRAVLNYLNIFLLQAGIFDIKTLSDSTKAYAELAANQYDILLLDMDMPEVTGLDILRHIQENNVDVETIVLTGVEDVALAVSAMKLGAIEYLTKPVDTEHLLDLLNTALENRENQKIIEQEVRVSPDLKFADAFKDIITQNEKMHNVFSVIEKMAQTDNSILVWGESGTGKELIAKAIHKISKRNKENFVAVNAGTFANELFASEFFGHNQGAFTGATAQKRGFLEEADKGTLFLDEIGELALPIQVKLLRVLQEGEFFRLGSTKNLKVDVRIIAATNKNLHQEIKTGNFRKDLFYRLNMNSVYLPPLRERKGDIPLLCMHFLRKFSELNDKKIEKISDTAMKLLSHFDYPGNIRELMNIINSGVIVESTDELRKKSLPNYFLESIPIMDEGLGEIQLKALIDVEKEHIRKILQYTGGNKTKAAQILGISRINLISKAKKYMLE